From one Astatotilapia calliptera chromosome 10, fAstCal1.2, whole genome shotgun sequence genomic stretch:
- the acaca gene encoding acetyl-CoA carboxylase 1 isoform X1 translates to MFSWLTFTACLFAVLGLFFWSRKRLPRVFGACSCRPTMAQQDGAAKKIPAVAELHSRFIVGSVSEENSEDENQGKVDIQLDEKETRSLSPSSGSSDSTYEMGFDHIDGPMHNLRSSMSGLHLVKQGRDRRRIDLQRDFTVASPAEFVTRFGGNRVIEKVLIANNGIAAVKCMRSIRRWAYEMFRNERAIRFVVMVTPEDLKANAEYIKMADHYVPVPGGTNNNNYANVELILDIAKRIPVQAVWAGWGHASENPKLPELLQKHGIAFMGPPSQAMWALGDKIASSIVAQTAGIPTLPWSGTGLTVDWPENNQKKKVVNVPHDLYELGCVQDVEHGMKAAEKIGYPIMVKASEGGGGKGIRKVNSADDFPNLFRQVQAEVPGSPIFVMQLAKHARHLEVQILADQYGNAISLFGRDCSVQRRHQKIIEEAPATIATSDVFEDMEKCAVKLAKLVGYVSAGTVEYLYSQDGSFNFLELNPRLQVEHPCTEMVADVNLPAAQLQIAMGIPLHRIKDIRMLYGVQPWGDSPIDFEALSTAPSPRGHVIAARITSENPDEGFKPSSGTVQELNFRSNKNVWGYFSVAAAGGLHEFADSQFGHCFSWGENREEAISNMVVALKELSIRGDFRTTVEYLIKLLETESFQHNSIDTGWLDRLISEKMQAERPDTMLGIVSGALHVADVNLRNSVSNFLHSLERGQVLPPHTLLNTVDVELIYEGTKYVLTVTRQSPNSYVVIMNNSSAEVDVHRLSDGGLLLSYDGSSYTTYMKEEVDRYRITIGNKTCVFEKENDPSLLRSPSAGKLIQYTIEDGGHVFAGQCYAEIEVMKMVMTLTAAESGCIHYVKRAGAALEPGCVIAKLQLDDPSRVQQAELYTGTLPSIQAVALRGEKLHRVFHNTLGHLVHMMNGYCLPEPFFSAKLKEWVERVMKTMRDPSLPLLELQDIMTSVSGRIPPAVEKAIKKEMAQYASNITSVLCQFPSQQIANILDSHAATLNKKSEREVFFMNTQSIVQLVQKYRSGIRGHMKAVVMDLLRQYLKVEIQFQNGHYDKCVFALREENKGDMANVLNYIFSHAQVTKKNLLVTMLIDQLCGRDPTLTDELMAILTELTQLSKTTNAKVALRARQVLIASHLPSYELRHNQVESIFLSAIDMYGHQFCIENLQKLILSETSIFDVLPNFFYHSNQVVRMAALEVYVRRAYIAYELNSVQHRQLKDNTCIVEFQFMLPTSHPNRGNIPTLNRKMFPSVLENLKVMDTKLEETKPQDPKAPENESQDDNAEKKNASDLDTVDRMSFSSNLNHYGMVHMASVSDVLLDTSFTPPCQRMGAMVAFRSFQEFTKNITDMLSCFSDSPPQSPTFPEGGNPVLYGEEDNKSIQDEPIHILNVAIKTDSDIDDDGLAAMFREFTQSKKSLLFEHGIRRLTFLVAQKDFRKQVNCEVDQRFHREFPKFFTFRARDKFEEDRIYRHLEPALAFQLELNRMRNFALTAIPCANHKMHLYLGAARVEVGTEVTDYRFFVRAIIRHSDLVTKEASFEYLHNEAERLLLEAMDELEVAFNNTTVRTDCNHIFLNFVPTVIMDPSKIEESVRSMVMRYGSRLWKLRVLQAELKINIRLTPTGKQIPIRLFLTNESGYYLDISLYKEVTDARTGQVGPKDRQIMFQAYGDKQGPLHGMLINTPYVTKDLLQSKRFQAQSLGTTYVYDFPEMFRQALKKLWHSCQAFADLPQCPLPSELLTFTELVLDAQGQLVQMNRLPGGNEIGMVAWRMTLRTPEYPAGREIIVISNDITHKIGSFGPQEDMLFLRASEMARESGIPRLYIAANSGARIGLAEEIRHMFHVAWQDPADPYKGFKYLYLTPQDYKKVSALNSVHCEHVEDEGESRYKITDIIGKDEGLGVENLRGSGMIAGESSLAYEEIITMNLVTCRAIGIGAYLVRLGQRTIQVDNSHIILTGAGALNKVLGREVYTSNNQLGGVQIMHNNGVTHCTVCDDFEGVFTLLQWLSYMPKCKSSPVPILNAKDPIDRLVEFVPTKAPYDPRWMLAGRPSQTPKGSWQLGFFDHGSFMEIMQPWAQSVVVGRARLGGIPTGVVAVETRSVELSIPADPANLDSEAKLIQQAGQVWFPDSAFKTAQAIKDLNREGLPLIVFANWRGFSGGMKDMYDQVLKFGAYIVDGLREYKQPVLVYIPPQAELRGGSWVVIDPTINPRHMEMYADKDSRGGVLEPEGTVEIKFRRKDLVKTMRRVDPVYMGLAEKLGTPELSPPDRKELETKLKEREEFLLPIYHQVAVQFADLHDTPGRMQEKGVITDILEWQTSRQFFYWRLRRLLLEETVKRKIQVANSELTDGQIQAMLRRWFVEAEGAVKAYLWDNNEEVVAWLERQLAEEEGARSVIDENIKYIRRDHILKQIRSLVQANPEVAMDSIVHMTQHISPTQRAEVVRILSTMETSASS, encoded by the exons ATGTTCTCCTGGCTCACTTTTACAGCGTGCCTGTTTGCGGTGCTCGGCTTGTTTTTCTGGTCCCGCAAGCGCCTGCCGAGAG TGTTTGGAGCCTGCTCCTGTCGCCCGACCATGGCACAACAGGACGGTGCTGCCAAGAAGATTCCGGCTGTTGCGGAATTGCACTCTCGCTTCATTGTGGGATCTGTGTCAGAGGAGAACTCAGAGGATGAAAACCAAGGAAAGGTGGACATACAACTGGACGAGAAGGAGACTCGCTCCTTGTCTCCATCTTCCGGGAGTTCGGACAGCACCTATGAAATGGGCTTCGACCACATCGATGGTCCTATGCACAATTTAAG atCAAGCATGTCAGGCCTGCACCTGGTGAAACAAGGACGAGATCGCAGGCGTATTGACCTCCAGAGGGACTTCACTGTTGCTTCTCCTGCTGAATTTGTCACACGCTTTGGTGGTAACAGGGTCATTGAAAAG GTGCTCATTGCAAACAATGGCATTGCAGCAGTGAAATGCATGCGCTCCATCCGCCGCTGGGCCTATGAAATGTTTCGCAATGAAAGGGCAATCCGTTTTGTCGTCATGGTGACCCCAGAAGACCTGAAGGCCAATGCAG AGTACATTAAGATGGCAGATCATTATGTGCCTGTACCCGGGGGGACTAATAACAACAACTATGCCAATGTTGAGCTCATTCTAGACATTGCTAAACGCATACCAGTTCAG GCAGTGTGGGCTGGATGGGGGCATGCCTCAGAAAACCCCAAACTCCCAGAGCTCCTTCAAAAGCATGGCATTGCTTTCATGG GTCCACCAAGTCAGGCTATGTGGGCGCTTGGAGATAAGATTGCTTCCTCCATCGTGGCTCAGACAGCTGGAATTCCAACACTGCCCTGGAGCGGAACAG GTCTGACAGTGGACTGGCCAGAGAATAACCAAAAGAAGAAGGTCGTCAACGTTCCTCACGACTTGTATGAGCTCGGCTGCGTCCAGGATGTAGAGCATGGCATGAAA GCTGCAGAGAAAATTGGCTACCCTATAATGGTGAAGGCCTCCGAAGGTGGTGGAGGAAAAGGGATCCGTAAAGTCAACTCTGCTGATGATTTCCCTAACCTGTTCAGACAG GTCCAGGCAGAAGTCCCAGGATCGCCCATTTTTGTCATGCAGCTAGCCAAGCATGCCCGTCACTTGGAGGTTCAGATTTTGGCTGATCAGTATGGCAATGCCATTTCCCTGTTTGGCAGAGACTGTTCTGTGCAGCGGCGACACCAGAAAATTATAGAAGAGGCTCCTGCTACCATCGCCACTTCTGATGTGTTTGAGGATATGGAAAAG TGTGCAGTAAAGCTGGCTAAGTTGGTGGGTTATGTAAGTGCTGGTACAGTTGAGTACCTCTACAGCCAGGATGGCAGCTTCAATTTCCTGGAGCTCAACCCTCGTCTACAGGTGGAACACCCGTGCACTGAGATGGTGGCTGATGTCAACTTGCCTGCTGCCCAGCTGCAG aTTGCTATGGGCATTCCTCTTCATCGGATCAAAGACATTAGAATGCTTTATGGCGTTCAGCCCTGGGGGGATTCTCCCATTGATTTTGAGGCTCTGTCAACTGCCCCTTCCCCACGGGGCCATGTCATTGCTGCTCGTATCACCAGTGAGAACCCAGATGAG GGTTTCAAGCCAAGCTCTGGAACAGTGCAAGAGCTGAATTTCCGCAGCAATAAGAATGTATGGGGCTACTTCAGCGTTGCAGCGGCTGGAGGGCTGCATGAGTTTGCCGACTCCCAGTTTGGGCACTGCTTCTCATGGGGAGAGAATCGTGAAGAAGCCATCTC AAACATGGTGGTTGCGCTTAAGGAGCTGTCTATCAGGGGTGACTTCAGGACAACAGTGGAATACCTCATTAAGCTGCTGGAGACAGAAAGCTTCCAGCACAATAGTATCGACACAGGCTGGCTGGACAGACTTATCTCAGAGAAGATGCAG GCGGAGCGTCCTGATACCATGCTGGGAATTGTGAGCGGTGCACTGCATGTGGCAGATGTTAATCTCAGGAACAGTGTTTCCAactttttgcactctctggaaAG GGGGCAGGTGCTACCACCACACACGCTGCTCAACACTGTGGATGTGGAGTTGATCTATGAAGGTACTAAGTACGTTCTGACAGTGACTCGTCAGTCTCCCAATTCCTATGTGGTCATCATGAACAATTCTTCTGCTGAGGTGGATGTCCATCGGCTTAGTGATGGAGGTCTTTTGCTTTCATATGATGGAAGCAGCTACACTACGTACATGAAAGAAGAGGTGGACAG GTATCGCATCACAATTGGGAACAAGACGTGTGTTtttgagaaagaaaatgatcccTCGCTGCTGCGGTCTCCTTCAGCAGGAAAACTCATTCAGTACACTATTGAGGATGGCGGGCATGTGTTTGCTGGCCAGTGCTACGCTGAAATAGAG GTGATGAAGATGGTCATGACCCTCACTGCAGCAGAGTCTGGTTGTATTCACTATGTGAAGAGGGCTGGAGCAGCTTTGGAGCCTGGCTGTGTCATTGCCAAGTTGCAACTGGATGACCCAAGCAGAGTGCAGCAG GCTGAGCTCTACACAGGGACCCTGCCTTCTATCCAGGCAGTAGCTTtgagaggagagaagctgcacagAGTTTTCCATAACACACTGGGTCATCTTGTCCACATGATGAATGGCTATTGTCTACCTGAGCCTTTCTTCAGTGCTAAG TTGAAAGAATGGGTGGAAAGGGTAATGAAAACCATGCGCGATCCTTCTTTACCACTGTTGGAGCTTCAAGACATCATGACGAGTGTTTCAGGTCGCATCCCCCCTGCTGTGGAGAAGGCCATCAAGAAGGAGATGGCTCAGTATGCCAGCAACATAACTTCTGTGCTTTGCCAGTTCCCCAGCCAGCAG ATTGCAAACATACTGGACAGCCATGCAGCTACTCTTAACAAGAAATCAGAGAGAGAAGTCTTCTTTATGAACACACAAAGCATTGTTCAGCTGGTGCAGAA GTACCGCAGCGGCATCAGAGGTCACATGAAGGCTGTCGTGATGGACTTGCTTAgacaatatttaaaagtagagatcCAGTTTCAGAATG GACACTACGATAAGTGTGTCTTTGCACTGCGTGAGGAAAACAAGGGTGACATGGCCAATGTGCTCAATTATATCTTTTCCCATGCTCAAGTCACCAAGAAGAATCTACTTGTTACTATGCTGATT GACCAGCTCTGTGGCCGTGATCCAACACTAACTGATGAATTGATGGCCATTTTGACTGAACTCACCCAGCTCAGCAAGACAACCAATGCAAAGGTGGCGCTGCGTGCTCGGCAG GTGTTGATAGCTTCCCACCTTCCCTCTTATGAGCTACGACACAACCAGGTGGAGTCAATCTTTCTCTCTGCCATCGATATGTATGGGCACCAGTTCTGCATTGAGAACCTTCAG aAACTGATCCTTTCAGAGACATCCATCTTTGACGTTCTCCCCAACTTCTTCTACCACAGTAATCAGGTAGTCAGGATGGCCGCCCTGGAG GTGTATGTTCGGAGAGCATACATCGCCTACGAGCTCAACAGTGTTCAGCATCGACAACTGAAGGACAACACATGTATAGTAGAGTTTCAGTTCATGCTTCCCACTTCACATCCCAACAG AGGGAACATCCCCACTCTAAACAG GAAAATGTTTCCTTCAGTCCTGGAAAATCTTAAAGTCATGGACACTAAATTAGAGGAAACTAAACCCCAGGACCCTAAAGCACCAGAAAATGAATCACAGGATGATAATGCTGAGAAGAAAAATGCATCAGATTTGGATACTGTGGACAG GATGTCATTCTCATCCAACCTGAATCACTACGGCATGGTGCACATGGCCAGTGTGAGCGACGTTCTGCTTGACACGTCTTTTACACCACCCTGCCAGCGCATGGGAGCCATGGTGGCTTTCCGCAGCTTCCAGGAGTTCACCAA gaACATAACGGATATGTTGAGCTGCTTCTCTGACTCTCCTCCACAAAGTCCAACCTTCCCAGAAGGAGGCAATCCCGTGCTGTACGGTGAAGAGGACAACAAG AGTATCCAGGATGAGCCTATCCATATCCTGAATGTTGCTATAAAGACTGACAGCGACATTGATGATGATGGCCTGGCAGCTATGTTCCGGGAATTCACTCAGTCAAAG AAATCTCTGCTGTTTGAACACGGCATCCGAAGGTTGACTTTCCTCGTGGCTCAAAAG GATTTCAGGAAGCAAGTCAACTGTGAGGTGGACCAAAGGTTTCAT agggaATTTCCTAAATTTTTCACATTCCGTGCCAGGGACAAG TTTGAGGAGGACCGGATCTATCGTCATTTAGAGCCTGCATTAGCATTCCAGCTGGAGCTCAACCGCATGCGGAATTTTGCTCTCACTGCCATTCCATGTGCCAATCACAAGATGCACCTGTATCTGGGTGCAGCCCGAGTGGAGGTGGGCACAGAAGTTACGGACTACCGTTTCTTTGTCCGTGCCATTATCCGCCACTCTGATCTGGTAACAAAG GAGGCCTCCTTTGAATACCTTCACAATGAAGCAGAGCGCCTGCTGCTGGAAGCTATGGATGAACTGGAGGTGGCTTTCAACAACACAACTGTGCGAACTGACTGTAACCATATCTTCCTCAACTTTGTCCCTACAGTCATCATGGACCCATCAAAG ATCGAGGAGTCTGTGCGCTCCATGGTGATGCGTTACGGCAGCCGTCTGTGGAAGCTTCGAGTCCTGCAGGCCGAGTTGAAGATTAACATCCGCTTGACTCCAACGGGGAAGCAAATTCCCATCCGCCTCTTCCTTACAAATGAATCTGGCTACTACCTGGATATCAGCCTCTACAAGGAGGTCACTGATGCCCGAACGGGACAGGTGGGGCCCAAAGACCGACAG ATTATGTTCCAAGCATATGGAGACAAGCAGGGCCCCTTGCATGGCATGCTCATCAATACACCATATGTTACCAAAGACCTGTTGCAGTCTAAACGCTTCCAAGCACAATCTCTGGGCACCACCTATGTCTATGACTTTCCAGAAATGTTCAGACAG GCTCTGAAAAAGCTTTGGCATTCATGTCAGGCTTTTGCCGACTTACCTCAGTGTCCTCTTCCTTCTGAGCTGCTCACCTTCACAGAGCTGGTTCTTGATGCTCAAGGTCAGCTGGTACAGATGAATCGACTGCCAGGGGGCAACGAG ATTGGCATGGTGGCATGGCGGATGACCCTGCGAACCCCAGAGTACCCAGCAGGACGTGAGATCATTGTCATAAGCAATGACATCACACACAAGATAGGCTCCTTTGGGCCCCAGGAGGACATGCTGTTCCTGCGAGCCTCAGAGATGGCTCGGGAAAGTGGCATCCCCCGACTCTATATTGCGGCCAACAGCGGTGCACGCATCGGTCTGGCAGAGGAAATCAGACATATGTTTCATGTGGCCTGGCAAGATCCAGCTGATCCTTACAAG GGTTTCAAGTATCTCTACCTCACACCTCAGGATTACAAGAAGGTTTCAGCTCTAAACTCAGTGCATTGCGAACATGTGGAGGATGAGGGTGAATCgag GTACAAGATCACTGACATTATAGGTAAAGATGAGGGGCTGGGTGTGGAGAATCTGAGAGGGTCGGGAATGATTGCCGGAGAATCCTCTCTGGCTTACGAGGAGATCATCACGATGAATCTG GTCACATGCCGAGCCATAGGTATTGGAGCCTATCTGGTGAGGCTTGGACAGAGGACCATACAAGTGGACAACTCCCACATCATCCTTACTGGAGCTGGAGCCCTCAATAAG GTGCTGGGCAGAGAAGTGTATACATCCAACAACCAACTCGGTGGAGTTCAGATCATGCACAACAATGGTGTCACTCACTGCACTGTTTGCGATGACTTTGAGGGAGTCTTCACTCTTTTGCAGTGGCTGTCCTACATGCCCAAG TGTAAATCTAGCCCAGTGCCCATCCTCAATGCCAAGGATCCCATAGATCGACTGGTAGAGTTTGTACCTACCAAGGCTCCTTATGACCCTCGCTGGATGTTGGCAGGACGCCCCAGTCAGA CTCCAAAGGGTTCCTGGCAGCTTGGCTTCTTCGACCATGGCTCTTTCATGGAGATCATGCAGCCGTGGGCTCAGAGTGTAGTGGTAGGCAGAGCCAG ACTCGGTGGGATACCGACTGGAGTTGTTGCTGTGGAAACCAGGTCAGTGGAACTGTCGATCCCAGCTGATCCAGCCAATTTAGACTCCGAGGCTAAG ctCATCCAACAGGCAGGACAGGTGTGGTTCCCAGATTCTGCTTTCAAAACTGCTCAGGCCATTAAGGACCTAAACCGGGAGGGCTTACCTCTCATTGTGTTTGCCAATTGGAGGGGCTTTTCTGGAGGGATGAAAG ATATGTACGACCAAGTGCTGAAATTCGGGGCCTACATTGTGGATGGGCTGAGAGAGTACAAGCAGCCAGTATTGGTTTATATCCCCCCGCAGGCTGAGCTGAGAGGAGGCTCCTGGGTCGTTATAGATCCCACCATCAACCCCCGGCACATGGAGATGTACGCCGACAAGGACAGCCG AGGTGGTGTGTTGGAGCCTGAAGGGACAGTCGAGATCAAGTTTAGAAGGAAGGATCTGGTCAAGACCATGAGAAGAGTAGATCCAGTCTACATGGGCTTGGCTGAAAAATTGG GAACCCCAGAGCTGAGCCCTCCTGATCGCAAAGAGCTTGAAACCAAACTTAAGGAGCGTGAGGAGTTTCTTTTGCCCATCTACCATCAGGTGGCTGTACAGTTTGCGGACCTCCATGACACCCCAGGTCGCATGCAAGAGAAGGGGGTCATCACG GATATCCTAGAATGGCAGACATCCCGTCAGTTCTTCTACTGGCGTCTGCGGCGTCTGCTGCTGGAGGAAACCGTAAAGAGGAAGATCCAGGTGGCCAACAGCGAGCTGACAGATGGGCAGATCCAGGCGATGTTGCGCCGCTGGTTTGTGGAGGCCGAGGGGGCTGTAAAG GCCTATCTGTGGGATAACAATGAAGAAGTGGTGGCATGGCTGGAGAGGCAGCTAGCTGAAGAAGAGGGTGCAAGATCAGTCATTGACGAGAACATCAAGTACATCCGCAGAGACCACATCCTCAAGCAGATTCGCAG ccTTGTTCAAGCCAATCCAGAGGTTGCCATGGATTCTATTGTGCACATGACCCAGCACATCTCACCTACTCAGAGAGCAGAAGTGGTACGTATCCTGTCCACTATGGAGACATCAGCATCCTCCTAG